One genomic region from Caldisericum sp. encodes:
- a CDS encoding dipeptide epimerase — translation MGKIANIKLEKTETPFKRPFHVTNSVQTVATNITCKITLDNGIVGLGEASPSFRVNGEVVNSLLAMEGFLNDFLKGLDVSRYRAIFEKTSKLLSTPSLRAGIEFAILDAYSKELGIKPYKLLGGSETKLETDKTVSIGSLEERLEEAKEIIDEGFRIMKVKVGENLKEDIKAMTEIAKLKSGMRFIIDANMGYTPKEAVFFIKEMYKQGIDVAIFEQPVRFDDFEGLKYVRFHSDFPVAADESIKTPYDALRLIKEEAVDFFNIKIMKSGISHAITISEIAKAKNIGLMIGAMAETSTGITQSVHLALGLGGFKYFDLDTIFLLDEKEFKGDFIIEKPFYRVE, via the coding sequence ATGGGAAAAATAGCAAACATAAAACTTGAAAAAACCGAAACGCCTTTTAAAAGGCCATTTCATGTCACAAATAGTGTTCAAACAGTTGCAACGAACATAACCTGCAAAATAACACTCGACAACGGAATTGTTGGCTTGGGAGAGGCTTCTCCTTCCTTTCGAGTTAATGGCGAGGTTGTAAATTCATTGCTTGCAATGGAAGGTTTTTTAAATGATTTTTTAAAAGGACTTGATGTATCAAGGTATAGGGCAATTTTTGAAAAAACATCAAAACTTTTAAGCACCCCAAGTTTAAGGGCAGGCATTGAATTTGCAATTTTAGACGCATATTCAAAAGAATTAGGGATAAAACCTTACAAACTTCTTGGAGGTAGCGAAACAAAACTTGAAACAGACAAAACTGTAAGTATTGGAAGCCTTGAAGAGCGCCTTGAAGAGGCAAAAGAAATTATAGATGAAGGCTTTAGAATAATGAAGGTAAAGGTTGGAGAAAATCTTAAAGAAGATATCAAAGCAATGACTGAAATAGCAAAACTAAAAAGTGGAATGCGCTTCATAATCGATGCAAATATGGGTTATACACCAAAAGAAGCTGTGTTTTTCATTAAAGAGATGTATAAGCAGGGGATAGATGTTGCAATTTTTGAACAACCCGTTAGATTTGATGACTTCGAGGGCCTAAAATATGTGAGATTTCATTCAGATTTTCCAGTTGCGGCAGATGAAAGCATAAAAACTCCTTACGATGCTCTGAGATTAATAAAGGAAGAGGCTGTTGATTTTTTCAATATTAAAATCATGAAATCTGGCATATCTCACGCAATCACAATTTCAGAGATAGCAAAGGCAAAAAATATAGGGCTTATGATAGGTGCAATGGCTGAAACAAGCACAGGCATTACACAGAGCGTTCACCTTGCATTGGGACTGGGAGGTTTTAAATACTTTGACCTTGATACAATATTTCTTTTAGATGAAAAAGAATTTAAAGGAGACTTTATTATAGAGAAACCATTTTACAGAGTTGAATAA